Part of the Vanacampus margaritifer isolate UIUO_Vmar chromosome 12, RoL_Vmar_1.0, whole genome shotgun sequence genome, GGTACAACAAATCAGAGAGGACTATAACCATGCATTCAAAGATGTTTTACATCTCACATTATAAGACACACTGAACGGGTTGGAGAATCTGACTTCCCTTCAGCCTCACACATCCTTCATGCCTCATTTACCTGCCGGGCAACAATTTATGTCTACTTGTCCAAAGCCGTACGTAAGTTCGTCATTAAAGtggaagaaataaaaactataaataaacgATAATTGTTGCTAAGGCTGGAAAAAGGAAAGTTTCAGCTTCATCTGATTTCAAAtcacttttttaaaactatttgtgctacaattattattgatatattttcaGTATAGGCTATTTTTGGGacataatgtatttattgttcaaATCGCAAATAAGGCTTAGAAGAAAACACTCAACACATGTTATATCCTGTTGACAAGTTTAGATTTGTAAAGGTGCAAACACTCACATTGCATGTACAAAGCAGATGGataaataatataacaatagGACCGCTTCGAGATATGCGTGACAATCATGTGCTGTCCTCCACATCTCCCATCTATTTGTATTTCCCATCCTGAGCTGCTTAAGGCACGAAGTCATCATCAGACTATCAACACACAAGACTGAAGGACAGACACGCGCCTTCGAGGTCAGCGTCCATGTACCTCTGCCGCCCCCTAGTGGACAAGGCTGTATCGACCTGCTATTTTATTACAGCTATCTACGTTCGCTCTTAAACATCAAAGTCTCATTGTGAATCCCAGATTCTAAGCCTAATAAATAGAGAAAACCTCAATGAAAGGATAAATACATGTTGCTTCTGCCAAGTGAGGTCTCAGTTGTGTGACGTCATGTGTCTGGACAGGTGGTGTCGTTCTCTGAAGTATTCGTGGCAGATGGGGCAGGTGAGCTTCTCTTCCCGCCTCTTCCTCACCTGGGACTCTGCGGCGAACTCCTTCTTGTGGTGGGAGCGCATGTGGAAGACAAGGTCAGAGGTCATGCGGAAAGACAGGTTGCACTTGGCGCACCAGTTTTGCACCGACACGCCAAAGGAGGTGAAGGTGGGCGGGAGGACTGTCAGAGCCGAGGTGGACTGGACCTGAGCGGTTCTTGACCAGTGCTCCGATGCGTAATGGAAAGCAGCGTTTAGTGTGACCGGAGAAGGGAGCGTGTGAACGTCGACGCTAAGGATGCTAGGGGCCATCAGGTTGTTGTATCCTGAAACAGTTCTGGGCGCGAAGGCTTCTCTCATCTCCTCCAGGCAACTTGAAGGTACCGTCATTGGGCTACTGTGATGCAGTTTGCCCGCAGAGATCCTTTTACTGGGTTTACAAAAAGCACTTCTCTGTTCTCGATTGCCAGAGTGGACTAACGAAAAAGCGCTACCTGTGCTCGAGCGCAAGCCAGAGCTCTCTCCTGTCTCCGAGTCCATCAACCGGTCATGCGTAACAGTCAATTTGGCTTCCCTCTCTTCTCCAAAAGTTGCATTTTTACATCCCAAATGATCCCCTTTGGTTCTGTCAGCTTTTACCTTCAAGGGCGAATCAGATGCATCTCCTCCAGCCTCATCCTGGATCTTGGCCAGCTGAGTGATGTTgtcatcatttgaaatgttatttttttccaacaggACGGTTTTCCTCCCTTTCAGGTAAACAGTTTCCTGATATTTCCGTTTATTCCCGGAGGAAGAGTCGTCATCTGTGTCGCTTTTTTTGTGTTCCAAATCTCTGGCGATGTTGTGGAAATCCGTTACACGCCGCTGCCTCTTGACTTCCATGTGCTTGTAATCGCGAATGTCACAACTCCACGCGTCGCTCGAGATTTGCTTGCACAGGAAGCGGTAATGAGCCAGAAAGGGATATTCATTCTTGAAAACCTGCTCACACCTGACACATTTGAACTCTGCAAACACACAGATATAGAGGTATTtgtattacaattaaaatgtacaatacaaaggTCAATTTTGCTTGTTgagaactttaaaaacaactacAGCATCTGCAGGCATATTGCTCATTTGCAGAGGCAGGTCAGCCCAAAGTGTGTGATCACTTGGACTTTGCACTTAGACCTACAGTAGGTACCCTCCAGAAGCAGTTGGTCAGCTGACCAGAAGCATCAGGCAGGAGCGTAGAGATAGAGCAGTTCAAAGAGGTCAGAGggaagatttaaaaacaaacaaatcttaaAATGAATTCTCAAGTGCACAGGCAGCCATTCGAGGGGGTCCAGAATCTGAGTTATGTGCTACACGTTATACGTGAGAAATGAGCTGTTATGTTCTGTGCCTGTTACTTCCTGCAAGCTTTCTCTATGATCTGTTTGTCGCCCATAGGTGGGGAAGCTGAGCACGGAGGGGCACACCTGTGGGCAATCGGTAATTAGTTCCTTATTTTAAGGCTACCCAGCATACCAGCAGGTTGCTGGATCATTCCTCTGATTGCAGTGTGCATTCTGGTTTTCACGTCTTTGGGTTACAGTCCGGTCCTCCTGTTTGTAGcagtgaatttgtttttttctatcatTATTCATGATTTGTTTGTACACTccaatcctctacttgagtctatttgacccaactttgagtcaagaaatttgtattttagtgtaaaacaacttataaatattggtcagatcctttacttgggtcaaatcattttgcatgaaaaaaaaacagaaagttgggtcaaattgacccaaaaagtggatcagtttattatatatatatatatatatatatatatatatatatatatatatatatatatatatatatatatatgcacaaaagattattatttgAGTATCCATTGACGTAATAGTAAGAAATTAGAATTACAATTGTATGGATGCTATGATGGAGCTATATTGTCCCTAATATAAAGTACTGTAGTAAAATTAAGAACTTGGACACGTTTTACATCCCAACATATTATTGACATCCAAATACCATACCAATATACCCCAAATTGGCTATGAATAGCTGATTGCGTGGTTGCTCTAATAGTTTGAAATTATGGAAAATAAGCTCCATATAAATATCCcgaaattataattattttagtaatgtTTCAATCTTGACTAACCTAAATGAAGATCAGggctaaaatatatattattattttttaatggctCACCTTCACTCGAGCCTCTGCTGGTTTCGGTGAAGCCCAGAAGGTGACACAACTCCCGGTCGTACCACACCAGCAGTTCCTCCTCCTGGTGGACGTCCCTGGTGGTCCGCACGTAGAGTTGACCTCCTTTCAAAAAGGCTTCCGTGTTCTGCTCCTCTCCGTTGCGCGCAGCTTGCACCAGCCGTAGCCACGACAGCACCAACGCCGAATTACGCATGGCCTCTGGGTCCACCTGTTGGCAAGGTCCATTTAGCACACAGCAAAACTGCATATGTTGGGTTTATTTTTAAGCCGACTCACTCTGAACACGCAGGGTTTAGGTCTTCTGTCACTGGATTTCTGCGCAATGAAAGCGATGGTGTCGTAAAAAGTGTGTTGGAGCACACACGGACCAAAGGTGGTCCCCGCGGGGATGCTGCGCGTCACCACCACGCTGGTGTGAAGCTCGGCGGGATGCTGCACGAATTTACCGTCACCCGGCCACATGGACCGAGCTAGGAAGGCGTGATCCATCGTTAAACtgcaaaaataatgatgttcACACAGTAGATTAAAATGCATTCAGAACATCctgctcatttttttcttttaattttgtattagcGTCTCTCAAATGCTTTGTTGTGGATAACAAACTAAACAAGCTGTTTTCTAACGTAAGATAAAATGTGATTGATCGGCATACGGGAATGCGATGGCGAAAAGACGATGCCTTGCATTCGTCTAACTGTCGTATGTAGCGTGTCATTGAGTCAAGCAGTCACAGTCGATGCAGACGAAATGATTCAAGACTAACGCCCTTTGTCTCAGTTTTTCActcagtttctccttttgttTCCTCCATCTGCCATAAACTGTCTCATCTGTGCATGCGCGCAAGAAGTTCAATCGCAGGTTCCCcgcaaaaatattaaagtgCAAGATTCtaaaatattgtttacaaaaaaaatagcacgTGTTAACAAACATAATAGAGACTGTCAATTTGctctaaaaaaggaaaaagtctcATGTAGATGGTGCGTGGGCTCACCTGCTGGACATGATGGTGTTCTATGACAATGTGCTCCCTGGTGGTCCCACGATGAGCAAGTTATCCGACCGAGCGTTCATGTGCACTGTCGCCGCTCCAAGCTCCCACTCCCACTTATCGCTGATGGTCACGACACCCGCTGGTGCGTGGCGCAATGATGCAAACGCGCTGACGATTTCACTACCACCACCCCCTCAACCAAATTATCCACTGATTGGTTTGTGTGTCTTTCCAGGAGGAGGAGACAAGTGGCCAATGAATAGAAAGCAATCAGATGATAATGGTGATGATAGGTCACAGCCCAAGACATTAAGGACACCGGATTggattaaataatacaatataaagtctaaattataaaataacacTTGTAGTGCTGCAGTAGGCTCTCGAAAGGTCTAGGAAACGTTGGATAGTTGTCAAAAAGAACAAAGAAGCTAAATTGAGACTAAAAGGGTCTGAATATTCAATGCAAGGTTCAAGTGGCACAATTCAGATATACACGCGTTCAAATTTagatcaaaaacaaacaaattgtgcATAAACATCTGGCATACATATATGCCAGTCATGTTGCAAATGCAACATAAACACACAGATAGGATATACTCCGTCGATAAGGGAAACAAATGACAAGGAAGTCCCATCCAACCATTTTATAACACTGGCATGACAATCATGCATGGTAAGATTCAGTGAGTGTCATGTTTGCTATAGGGCAAATAGTCTAAATGTTTCTGAATGAGCATTTAATGGTTTATTCTGCTTCACAACTTCAGTTAGGCTTCAGATGTTTTAGTTAATCAGAAAGCGGGTTATTTTGTTCTTGATTATgtttaattaaatcattaagTTCATAATGACTTCTACTTTGTTGTTGCAGTGCAATCAAATTTCATTCAGGAGTAAAATGTCAGAAACGTTTTGAAAAGCTTACATTCCAAGGCGCAGCAAATTAGAAATGCAAGGTTGTAGGTGATGTATCCCACCGCGTGTCTTGGgaattttaaatacattctaGAACACAAGtggatgaaaacaaaatgagtgtgttttgCCAACCAACAAAACATGATGGAGTTTTTAAAGCTGCTGAACACAGAAAATTCCATTTTGACTCGCTACTGCCAAcagtggccgaaaaatgaaactgcacactcacacaaacacgcacacatactaCTAACATGTAGGGCTTTTCCACCGCcggaacttttggagaacttttcaatttaccttggtaaaattcCGTTTGCgcgcttttccaccaacaaaaaTTTCCGGGGAAAGTAAATTCCCTAGAGTactatctcagcagcagggtcttgctgagcAAAGTTGGAACTTTGAGGGGACGAGCTgcacttatggaggaccaaaactgaaaaaatatatataaataaataaaaatataaataaataaatgactaaaagtgaaaataaaaatggctaaaaaaaaaaattaaaaaaaattaaatcccaaaaaataataataaatggaaataaacaacaaaaaatacatatatgcataaataaataaataaaagtaaaaaataaatacaaaaacaaaaaacgagaatcaaaaaataaaaataaatataaaaataaatgtcgaaatgaatacaaaataaatctataagagaattaaatatcaatcaatagataacatttcatcctggcagagcatctgcagcatgaaatgaataaatatgagagcagagtgtttttatttattgattgatatataattctatttgtatatttatttttgtatttattttgaatcttgttttttatttttttattaattttttacttatatttatatatatatatatatatacatatatatatatatatatatatgtatgtatatatatatatactgaggaaaataagtattttaccccctggtgattttgtgagtttgaccctttacaaagaaaggaacggtctataattttcatggtaggttcatcttaacagtgagagacagaatattaaaaaaaatcccaggaaatcacattatattaattttaaacatttatttgtcttttattgaggaaaataagtatttcaccccctagcaaaacatgactcagtacttggtggagaaacccttgttggcaagcacagcggtcagacgtttcttgtagttggtcaccaagtttgcgcagatcccaggagggattgtggcccactcctctttgcagatcctctccaaatcctgaagatttcgaggctgttgcttggcaactcgaagcttcagctccctccacaagttctctataggattaaggtctggagactgactaggccactccataaccttaatgtgcttcttcttgagccactcctttgttgcctttgctgtatgttttgggtcattgtcatgctgaaacacccatccacgacccattttcaatatcctggctgagggaaggaggttctcacccaagatttcccggtacatggccccattcatcctcccctcgatccggtgaagtcgtcctgtacccttagcagagaaacagccccaaaacataatgtttccaccaccatgcttgacggtggggatggtgttcttggggtcaaagtcagcttttttcgccctccaaacacggcgagtcgagttgatgccaaagagctcgattttagtctcatctgaccacagcactttctcccaagcctcctctgaatcatccaggtgctcattggcaaacttcagacgggcctgtacatgtgccttcttgagcagggggaccttgcgggcactacaggatttcaatccattacggcgtagtgtgttaccaatggtcatcttggtgactgtggtcccagctgccttgatatcatcaacaagctcctgccgtgtagttctgggttgtttcctcacctttctcatgatccggttcactccacgaggtgagatcttgcgtggagcaccagaccgagggagattgatggtcaattggtgtgtcttccattttctaactatcgcaccaacagttgactccttttcacccagctgcttgctaatggtcttgttgcccattccagccttgtgcaggtctacaattttgtccctgacgtccttagacagctctttggtcttgcccattgtggagaggttggaatctgatgcattgattgattctgtgaacaggtgtgtttttatacaggtaacgggaacttaattaggaataccaattaagtaagaggactaatgtgtgtgcctcctggtcacatgaccggtctgtgggagccagaattcttgctggttggtagggggtgaaatacttattttcctcaataaaagacaaataaatgtttaaaattaatataatgtgatttcctgggattttttttttaatattctgtctctcactgttaagatgaacctaccatgaaaattatagaccgttcctttctttgtaaagggtcaaactcacaaaatcaccagggggtgaaatacttattttcctcagtatatatatatatatatatatatatatatatatatatatatatatatatatatatatatatatatatatatatatatatacatacatacatatatatatgtatatatatatagttatttttatttctatttacttttggggatttaattttttaattatatttttatatccgtttttattttcatttttggtaattagtttatttatttagtgatttctttttttgaattttggcatttttggttctCCATATGCACTGACTAAGGCTGACTGgttgttcaaatgtatgtatttatttattgggggggggggggttacatcgggtgggctcatcaaactcatttgaattaattaccgaGATCTCTAagacgctgtggaaacacaaattataaattccctgcggaacttttacaaccaagaacttCCCTTACCCAGAACTCAAATatcctgggcttgttggtggaaaagcagcttGTCTCCCAGgtggggaagcgaacccacgcatcgtgggcaagtgacggtaccactccgccacctggagcccgaACTGCATGCActcttcttcacgtacacaatgcgcacatgatgtcacatccaCGGCGGGAAATTCCAACCCGGATCTAGTCTGAAAATTATTGGTCAGacgcttgcaggagtacccaatTGATgtaaaagggatacttgactcattgatccattttcagcagtaaaacgttaataggcggcacggtggatgactggttagcacgtcagCCTCCCAGTGCCGAGGACTTGAGATCAAGTCTgagctttggccttcctgggtggagtttgcatgttctccccgtgtttgcgtgggttttctccgggtactccggtttcctcccacatttccaaagacatgcacggcaggctaattgaacactcaaaattgtccataggtgtgattgtgagtgtggatggttgttcgtctctgtgtgccccgcgattggctggcaaccagttcagggtgtaccccacctactgcccgaagccagctgggataggctccagcgctcccgcgacccttgtgaggacaagtggttaggaaaatggatggatggaaaaagttaatattttgtccagaattaatttgataacttcattattttcattaatacctttaaaaactaatgtttccacttgctgtcgactgaagatgacatcacctgtgctgaggaaacaggtaacgaccaatcatggctcacctgatTTTGTGTTTGGTCAGCAAAGGTTGGAggggtcgttacctgtttcctgcAGCACAGGTCATCTTCATTAATTTTAAGTTATTAagttaattctggacaaaatattaactttttactgcttaaaatggctcaatgagtcaagtgtccctttaatCTACCAATTATGTtccataaatggtcaaataaaaaaaggtattgtaaagatgttttgggggaaattgtTACAAAGAACAGCTATAAGAGGAAGATTTTTGCCAAATTTCAAAAGATAGTTATACACAGAtgaaatctattcaaaatgttctactgtaaatgtgaatattctttcttttctttttttttaccgaaaGTCTGCAAAATGGGGAGAAGGGGGGGGGATGTTATAAATCCTCCCTAAAGCTATATGAACCACAGATACAATACAGTAGCCTATACTGTCCAAAACACGTGCCCTTTCATTTGGTTTCTTGTATTAAATACCATAATATTCAAATAACTAGCGCCAACGAGTAGAGTGCTACCCTCAACGCTCTGGGTGACGACTTCCCCAatcaattatgaaaaaaaatttcaaGTGATATTTTTGAATAACACAAtacaattattgtttttataacttaacaggaaaataaaaacaacacaaatggcTTACAAGAATTCCACGTTTTTAACAAAGCTTGGatggtgtgttttttatttatttattaagaatATATGTTTAGCTTGTGTAGTTTCGAATGAATTACTAATGTTTGTGTTATACACTCTAATGCGCATTTACTGCATCACAATTCAAATTGATGCTGCACTGACTACTGCgtataaaaaatgatttttagatAAGCTTACGCAGCACATTTAGGCTAGAATTGCGCCATTTTGTAattgtttctatttatttatatggacATATTTTACACCTGTTGCTTTGCCGTCCCCGCATTGaggttatttatatttttattttattttattatgagtCGCTGTAAAACACCAGAATTCCTCCAGGGATAAATAAAGTATGGTGAGTTGAGATGATTTAATCACTATTCTATTTCATTGCGAAGTGGAGTTTGGAGTCTCTCCTCGGGTGTCGCTCCTCTCCTCCATCCTGTCCAAGAGCCTCATGCTTCTTTTTCCCCACCCCAGCCTCTTAGGAGGCCGGCTTCCAGTCAACGCCTGTGCGGAGCGACACGACGTGGCCACACTGAGCAGAAAGCAACTTGAGACACGTCGATCATGTATTAGCGGATGTCGGAGGGACAATGTGAAGATTTGCCGTGAGTGGCGGCGCTGTTGCTGGAAAGTTCGAACGCAAGCGGGGAAAGATGGCGAGGAGGCGCATCCACACGCTCCTCGCTTCGCTTTTGCTGGGACTTTTCCTCCTCCATGTGTCGGTGAAAGGAGTGCaacagcaggaggaggaggaggaggagggggaggaaagGTCCTGCCAGGGCGCCTTCGACCTCTACTTTGTCCTGGACAAGTGAGTGTCGCTTATTATTTATGGCTTTTGTTACTTTCTCACGGCTGCACTTTGCCGCGCAACCGCCTCGTAGGCTGGGAACGCGTGGCGCACCGGCCTGGTGCTTCGGCGTTTGTACAAATAAGAACTATAGGAGATAGTTGAGCCGAACTTGGAAATCCCCTCGTTTAGATTCTTAAACGATGACAAAGACTCCAAACAATGCACTCGGCCGTGCATGGTCAAGATTACTGCGGTCATGCGTTGCACAGACttgatgtttgtttgtctctCAACCCATCCCCCCACAtcctacttatttatttatttacttatttatttgatCCGTGTGGTTCTTTTGGCCCGGTCTACTGGCCCGGTTCATAGCGGCGAGGCAAACAGAGCAAGCAGAGCCATGGGATGTGGGCTGGGCCAGGCAGGATTCAGTTTCAGGCTGAAGACTCCTCCCTGCCTGC contains:
- the znf488 gene encoding zinc finger protein 488, with translation MSSSLTMDHAFLARSMWPGDGKFVQHPAELHTSVVVTRSIPAGTTFGPCVLQHTFYDTIAFIAQKSSDRRPKPCVFRVDPEAMRNSALVLSWLRLVQAARNGEEQNTEAFLKGGQLYVRTTRDVHQEEELLVWYDRELCHLLGFTETSRGSSEEFKCVRCEQVFKNEYPFLAHYRFLCKQISSDAWSCDIRDYKHMEVKRQRRVTDFHNIARDLEHKKSDTDDDSSSGNKRKYQETVYLKGRKTVLLEKNNISNDDNITQLAKIQDEAGGDASDSPLKVKADRTKGDHLGCKNATFGEEREAKLTVTHDRLMDSETGESSGLRSSTGSAFSLVHSGNREQRSAFCKPSKRISAGKLHHSSPMTVPSSCLEEMREAFAPRTVSGYNNLMAPSILSVDVHTLPSPVTLNAAFHYASEHWSRTAQVQSTSALTVLPPTFTSFGVSVQNWCAKCNLSFRMTSDLVFHMRSHHKKEFAAESQVRKRREEKLTCPICHEYFRERHHLSRHMTSHN